One genomic window of Silurus meridionalis isolate SWU-2019-XX chromosome 22, ASM1480568v1, whole genome shotgun sequence includes the following:
- the h3f3a gene encoding H3 histone, family 3A, which yields MARTKQTARKSTGGKAPRKQLATKAARKSAPSTGGVKKPHRYRPGTVALREIRRYQKSTELLIRKLPFQRLVREIAQDFKTDLRFQSAAIGALQEASEAYLVGLFEDTNLCAIHAKRVTIMPKDIQLARRIRGERA from the exons ATGGCTCGTACTAAGCAGACTGCGCGTAAATCCACTGGTGGGAAAGCGCCCAGGAAGCAACTGGCCACAAAGGCAGCGAGGAAAAGCGCGCCCTCTACAGGCGGAGTTAAGAAACCTCACAGATACAG GCCTGGTACCGTCGCTCTGAGAGAAATCCGTCGTTACCAGAAGTCAACGGAGTTGCTCATTCGCAAGCTTCCGTTTCAGCGTCTGGTCAGGGAAATCGCACAGGATTTTAAGACCGACCTGAGATTCCAGAGTGCAGCCATCGGTGCACTTCAG GAAGCTAGTGAGGCTTACCTTGTGGGCCTGTTTGAGGACACCAACTTGTGTGCCATTCACGCCAAGAGGGTCACCATCATGCCCAAAGACATCCAACTGGCAAGGCGAATCCGAGGGGAACGGGCATAA